The nucleotide window GCTCTCCGCGCAGGCGGAGGTGAACCGGCCGTGTACGACGTGGTAATGGACGACCCCATGCCGCGTGGGCGGAGGTGAGCCGACCGCCCCGACGGTCCTCCGCCCATTCTTCCCATGCTCACCGCGCACTCTGCGTTGCACGTCGCGTGCCGCAGGATGCCATCCACACCGTACTGGCCGAATTCAAATCCCCCTGCCGGATTGACGACGCCCGGGCACATCAGCGAGGGATCGGGGCCAGCCTTCTAGGACCCCTTCCGAGCGAGGGAACATAGCGTGGGATCGCCGGTTGGCCAAACCGGCGATCCCACGGATGATTAATAGCCCGCCTCCACCCGGGCCCCAGATCGAAGAGCCTAGCCACGTCCTTTACCGCTCACCCGCCTAGACGCCTCTTACCTCGCGCGTTCTGACGGCGTGCGCGCCCCAGTCATGAAGACCGCATCTGCGCCCTGATGACGTCAGTGACATGTCGAGGTAAGTCAAGAAAGCCCCTTAGAGCGAGTTTCAAGGAATCGGAGAACCCGAAATGCACGAACCCACTGACGAGGCTCAGGAAGCCTGGCTTAGCCCTACCAAGATCCGCGCGACCTGGGGCGGAACAGGCAGCGTGGAGGACGCCTCCCGCGCATTCGGGCTCTCGCGAGCCAAAGGCTACGACCTGGTTCGACGCGGGGAGTTTCCCTGTCGAGTCCTGCGCATGGGCCGCAGAACGCGCGTCGTCACTGCATCCTTGCTACGCGTACTCGAAAGCGGAGAGCCTGAGTACAACACTTCCCCCGCCGGCCTGTGCGCACCGCCGTAAGCTCCGTGCACAGATGCCCCTATTACGCAGCTTGGAAATCGGATCCGACCAGGTGGAAGACTTCTCGGGAGGCGCTTTCGCCAAGTCGAGGGTGGCCTCGCCGAGCACACAGAGCGCAGCGCCTTGGTGCTGTCTGGTCGGCGTGTGGGGCAAGGACGGCAAGGGTGCATGCGACCACTGGCGCGGGGGATCTCGCAAGCGCTCGTCCTGGTGCAAACGTTCGGCTGGCTTAAGACGTCGTCTCATTTGGAGTGCTGGGTAATCTGCACCGTGTGGTGATGGTTGAGCACATGGTGCCGGACGAGTTGTGGGAGTGATGGGGATGTCCGAAATTCCCCAGGGTCGGCTTTATTCCCCACTTGGTTGAGCGGTAAATGATGAGGTTGAGGCCCGCGCCCGGATCACATTGGCTCAGCCCAGCGCGTCCATCAGGGAGGTGACATAGGCATCCAGCCGCTCCTCCACGGCTCGTGTCGTCAGCTCGGTCCGTCCTACCTCCCGCCACGGTTGCGCCACCGACTGCACTTCCTCCGAGAACGCCAGTGGCTCCCGCACCTGCCAGTACAGCCGCT belongs to Streptomyces sp. NBC_01454 and includes:
- a CDS encoding helix-turn-helix domain-containing protein, which codes for MHEPTDEAQEAWLSPTKIRATWGGTGSVEDASRAFGLSRAKGYDLVRRGEFPCRVLRMGRRTRVVTASLLRVLESGEPEYNTSPAGLCAPP